A genomic segment from Diospyros lotus cultivar Yz01 chromosome 5, ASM1463336v1, whole genome shotgun sequence encodes:
- the LOC127801028 gene encoding lysine-specific histone demethylase 1 homolog 1 translates to MEPTDSPPEPSDPKPTTNVTSDDYSTGNQHSSPQSQTPTDPVVSQSDSLFDDLSQPSQLQPGSVDGDSGTLQPPKKRHRRKKLFPEMISSAAAVHGLRVIRPYSRHNSYSQKSGGDWLEIDDAPTRNYRRRRMSDLDKEVDVEALIAISVGFPVDSLTEEEIEANVVSQIGGVEQANYIVVRNHIIARWRSNVSVWMTKDHALESIRAEHRGLVNSAYSFLLQHGYINFGLAPAIKEAKLRPPEGAPKADVIVVGAGIAGLIAARQLIFLGFKVVVLEGRSRPGGRVRTKKITGGNKLVAAADLGGSVLTGINGNPLGVLARQLGFPLHKVRDICPLYLPDGRAVNSETDSRVEVSFNKLLDRVCKLRQILTEEIKSVDVSLGTALEAFRSVYGVAEDPQERMLLNWHLANLEYANATVMSNLSTAFWDQDDPYEMGGDHCFIPGGNERFIRALAEDLPICYDHEVESIRYGVDGVLVYAGGQKYRGDMVLCTVPLGVLKKGSIEFVPDLPQRKKDAIERLGFGLLNKVAMLFPYDFWGGNIDTFGHLTDDSSTRGEFFLFYSYSSVAGGPLLVALVAGEAAIKFERMSPVEAVERVLYILKGIFNPKGVSVPNPIQAVCTRWGQDQFACGSYSYVAIGASGDDYDLLSESIGDGRVFFAGEATNKQYPATMHGAFLSGMREAANILRVAKRRSLVPAETMNNLNGGTDDVDKLFEAPDLKFGSFSVLFDPTSNNLESSSLLQVELRSEKLDSGCLHLYGLIQRKHAIELSKVEGDANRMQRLNFDFRARLFGRKRLCSAAETLITSIKSARSA, encoded by the coding sequence ATGGAACCCACCGACTCTCCGCCGGAACCCTCCGACCCCAAACCCACCACCAATGTCACCTCCGACGACTATTCCACCGGTAACCAGCACTCTTCGCCTCAATCTCAGACGCCTACCGACCCCGTCGTGTCTCAGTCCGACTCCTTATTTGACGATCTATCTCAGCCCAGCCAACTGCAACCTGGCTCGGTTGACGGTGATTCCGGTACGCTACAGCCGCCGAAGAAACGCCACCGCCGGAAGAAGTTGTTCCCGGAGATGATCTCTTCTGCAGCCGCTGTCCATGGACTTCGCGTCATTCGGCCCTATTCCAGACACAACAGTTACAGCCAGAAATCGGGCGGGGACTGGTTGGAAATTGACGACGCTCCGACCAGGAATTACCGTCGGCGGCGGATGTCCGATCTGGACAAGGAGGTTGATGTCGAGGCCCTCATTGCAATTTCCGTTGGATTTCCGGTTGATTCGCTTACCGAAGAGGAAATCGAAGCGAACGTGGTTTCCCAAATCGGCGGCGTTGAGCAGGCCAACTATATTGTGGTCCGGAACCACATTATCGCGCGGTGGAGGTCGAACGTGTCTGTGTGGATGACGAAGGACCATGCCTTGGAGTCGATTCGGGCTGAGCACCGAGGGCTTGTCAACTCGGCCTACTCGTTCCTGCTGCAACATGGTTACATCAACTTCGGCCTCGCTCCAGCCATCAAAGAAGCCAAATTGCGGCCGCCGGAGGGTGCCCCCAAGGCGGACGTCATCGTTGTTGGGGCGGGGATTGCTGGGTTGATTGCGGCCAGGCAGTTGATCTTTTTGGGGTTCAAGGTTGTGGTCTTGGAAGGTAGAAGCCGTCCCGGTGGCCGTGTTCGGACTAAGAAGATAACCGGTGGGAACAAACTGGTGGCTGCGGCTGACCTTGGGGGGAGTGTGCTCACCGGAATCAATGGCAACCCACTTGGAGTTCTGGCAAGGCAGCTTGGATTTCCGCTGCATAAGGTGAGGGACATATGCCCACTGTACTTGCCTGATGGGAGAGCTGTGAATTCTGAAACCGATTCTCGGGTAGAAGTATCATTTAATAAGTTGTTAGACAGGGTCTGCAAGCTTAGGCAAATATTGACGGAAGAAATTAAATCAGTAGATGTGTCCTTGGGCACGGCATTGGAAGCATTTCGAAGTGTTTATGGGGTTGCTGAGGATCCACAAGAGCGGATGCTGTTGAACTGGCATCTTGCAAATTTAGAGTATGCTAATGCTACAGTGATGTCAAATTTGTCAACGGCATTTTGGGATCAGGATGACCCATATGAGATGGGTGGTGATCATTGCTTCATTCCGGGGGGGAATGAAAGGTTTATCCGTGCATTGGCCGAGGACCTACCTATTTGCTATGATCATGAAGTTGAGAGTATTAGGTATGGGGTTGATGGGGTTTTGGTCTATGCTGGTGGGCAAAAGTACAGGGGAGACATGGTACTTTGTACCGTCCCTTTGGGTGTGCTGAAGAAGGGATCAATTGAGTTTGTCCCCGACCTCCCACAACGGAAAAAAGATGCAATTGAAAGGTTGGGATTTGGGCTGCTGAATAAGGTTGCAATGCTGTTTCCATATGATTTTTGGGGTGGCAATATTGATACATTTGGACATTTGACAGATGACTCGAGTACTAGGGGTgagttctttttgttttatagCTATTCTTCCGTTGCAGGAGGTCCACTTCTTGTAGCTCTTGTTGCTGGGGAGGCCGCAATTAAATTTGAGAGGATGTCCCCAGTGGAAGCTGTGGAGAGGGTTTTGTACATATTGAAGGGTATATTTAACCCGAAAGGGGTCTCTGTTCCCAACCCAATCCAGGCAGTTTGCACTCGGTGGGGGCAAGATCAGTTTGCATGTGGGTCATATTCGTATGTTGCAATTGGTGCTTCAGGTGATGATTATGATTTACTTTCAGAGAGCATCGGGGATGGGAGAGTATTCTTTGCGGGAGAGGCAACAAACAAGCAGTATCCGGCTACAATGCATGGAGCTTTTCTCAGTGGGATGAGAGAGGCTGCTAATATACTGAGAGTGGCTAAGAGGAGATCATTGGTTCCGGCAGAAACAATGAATAATTTAAATGGGGGAACTGATGATGTTGATAAATTGTTTGAGGCCCCTGACCTTAAATTTGGTAGCTTCTCTGTTCTGTTTGATCCAACATCAAACAATCTCGAATCCAGTTCTCTGTTACAAGTTGAATTGAGAAGTGAGAAACTGGATTCTGGCTGTCTGCATCTCTATGGCTTGATCCAAAGGAAGCATGCTATTGAGCTGAGTAAGGTGGAGGGAGATGCTAACAGGATGCAAAGGTTAAATTTCGACTTTCGGGCTAGGTTGTTTGGGAGGAAAAGGCTATGCAGTGCTGCAGAAACCCTTATAACAAGCATTAAATCAGCAAGATCAGCCTAA
- the LOC127802544 gene encoding chaperone protein dnaJ A6, chloroplastic-like — MAIIPCGSTWVARWGQPQPALRSSVTSKLITSPNCVSSRIRALAAPSSAMFSQESIHALFKMVPSRNPCQRRGARFIVRADSDYYAVLGVPKNASKSEIKSAYRKLARSYHPDVSKEPGAEQKFKEISNAYEVLSDDEKRSIYDRYGEAGLKGAGMGMGDFSNPFDLFESLFDGLGGMGGMGGMGMGGRGSRSRATEGEDQIYNLVLNFKEAVFGVEKEIEITRLETCSTCDGSGAKAGTKPSKCSTCGGQGQVVTSARTPLGVFQQVMTCNTCGGTGETFTPCSTCGGDGRVRKSKRISLKVPAGVDSGSRLRVRGEGNAGKRGGAPGDLFVIIDVLPDPVLKRDDTNILYNCKVSYIDAILGTTTKVPTVDGMVDLKIPAGTQPGTTLVMAKKGVPFLNKSSMRGDQLVKVQVEIPKRLSAEERKLIEELANLTKAKAPNSRR, encoded by the exons ATGGCGATCATACCTTGTGGAAGTACATGGGTTGCTCGTTGGGGACAACCTCAACCTGCATTGAGATCTTCTGTTACGAGCAAGTTAATTACGTCTCCAAATTG TGTCTCAAGTAGGATAAGAGCCTTGGCAGCACCTAGTTCAGCCATGTTTTCTCAAGAATCCATCCATGCATTATTTAAAATGGTTCCATCTAGGAATCCATGTCAGCGAAGAGGAGCTCGTTTCATTGTCAGAGCTGATAGT GATTACTATGCTGTCCTTGGGGTGCCAAAAAATGCTAGCAAGTCGGAGATCAAAAGTG CATATCGAAAGCTTGCCAGAAGTTATCATCCTGATGTGAGCAA AGAACCTGGAGCAGAGCAGAAATTCAAGGAAATAAGCAATGCTTATGAG GTGCTGTCCGATGACGAGAAACGTTCCATATATGACCGGTATGGAGAAGCCGGGCTTAAAGGTGCTGGAATGGGCATGGGG GATTTCAGCAACCCCTTTGATCTGTTTGAGTCATTATTTGATGGCTTGGGTGGTATGGGCGGGATGGGCGGAATGGGCATGGGTGGAAGGGGATCCCGTAGTAGGGCCACAGAGGGCGAGGACCAGATATACAACTTGGTTTTGAACTTCAAAGAAGCAGTCTTTGGCGTAGAAAAGGAGATCGAAATCACTCGGCTTGAGACATGCAGCACCTGTGATGGCTCAGGTGCCAAGGCCGGGACCAAGCCATCTAAGTGCAGCACGTGTGGCGGACAAGGACAAGTCGTCACCTCAGCTAGGACCCCGCTAGGCGTCTTCCAGCAGGTAATGACCTGCAATACCTGTGGTGGGACGGGGGAGACTTTCACACCTTGCAGTACGTGTGGTGGCGATGGCAGAGTCAGGAAGTCCAAGCGGATCAGTCTGAAAGTCCCTGCCGGAGTTGATTCCGGCAGTCGACTCAGGGTTCGCGGCGAAGGCAATGCAGGAAAGAGGGGCGGCGCCCCAGGAGACCTCTTCGTGATCATCGATGTTCTTCCAGATCCCGTACTGAAAAGAGATGACACCAATATACTCTACAACTGCAAGGTCTCCTACATTGACGCCATCTTAGGGACAACGACCAAAGTGCCCACGGTGGATGGGATGGTTGACTTGAAGATCCCGGCCGGCACCCAGCCGGGAACCACGCTGGTGATGGCCAAAAAAGGGGTgccatttctcaacaaaagcaGCATGAGAGGGGACCAGCTGGTGAAGGTGCAAGTAGAGATACCCAAACGGCTGAGCGCCGAAGAGAGGAAGCTTATAGAAGAACTGGCCAACCTGACCAAGGCCAAAGCCCCAAACAGCAGGAGATAG